A genomic stretch from Xiphophorus maculatus strain JP 163 A chromosome 16, X_maculatus-5.0-male, whole genome shotgun sequence includes:
- the LOC102233930 gene encoding MKL/myocardin-like protein 1 isoform X2 codes for MSRSKVLQLKLQQRSREAVESCGAMPPLKSSAAFHQQRRGLDRAQSAHGRKQRIRSESGSPEAIRMRILDEKLPSKHAQHRNVRLADDSNNRMAHRAGPVEPVHRNILPVDACFKQAVTQRRFPKPSGGNSSCDEDSNDRLSPRQSESRERPLGIQPSAEKPAGSDLASPTEVPPSVLPFHLSSIRPNSSVQRTFGVPQIKSQRLSTQKHKTEKASAPKIKKLKYHQYIPPDKKGDAGPLLDLDSSHAKILQQQQFFLQLQILSQQQHSYHARLPADRDPPPSSSPSNLTSTSFPPDSSPRIHIGPSSGTKVSSLRPNLDEMKVAELKCELKLRRLPVSGTRKDLIERLRTYQELCSTASPTAGGPSEPEPGRARPRSKTGGSFGASEPSPQRLLRCDGPGLPNGANPAEIGFNSDPLGELMSSPASDPSLRPLTTALASAAVKQERRRSGPAPCRFSLKSTSLQERSSVSSAAPAITAATPPATVDKDRMLQEKDKQIAELTRMLLQNHRLVEELRMQLGNSNRDAPEAHVLKRVKEEPPDRSTSPSLVVLSEEEVIAIKKETVEEEIASKMPLQASSPTQQPHSQTHPQLQQKQVCLQDSARQLAQQQAISRLLLMQRNTKKPQHAAQSVNEAPEAHRKPRPQKQRRSQKRHLQTQSEQRRPQLEKMRPERQVLLRKQESVAKKHQQQNNKLQPVQTQNRMHPQQQQDLLSNGSRPAVVGDSKRKPILIPLTNHITGDRGKASNPDLPQFFNDTPSLKNKTEACQERVELQEAAAHRPSAPRRLQSPQTWKNSPSPFCQTEMFPGLDVLLSPLSSDSVDTAASPSHDKLRDEDFIDLILQTGETPDTLKDARDFSFSSPRPSPLHLLLSPPNSPISAALQHDSPLQPWTPAKGLDYKQHFDLCGGGRLEDFLEGIPGKPLHGVEPGSLLTLFDDQIMCTTCILEPAAVDSSDRERSADRKEWLGFPVGGESEWETSTLVPRTPPSVFSADFLDCSDLHMDWDS; via the exons ATGTCTAGGAGCAAAG TTCTTCAGCTGAAGCTGCAACAAAGAAGCAGAGAAGCGGTGGAGAGCTGTGGAGCCATGCCTC CACTTAAAAGTTCAGCTGCCTTCCACCAGCAGAGACGGGGCTTGGATCGAGCACAG TCTGCGCACGGTCGCAAGCAGAGGATCAGGAGTGAGTCAGGGAGTCCCGAGGCAATCAGGATGCGGATCCTGGATG AGAAGCTTCCATCCAAACACGCTCAGCACAGAAACGTTCGCCTTGCTGACGACTCGAACAACAGGATGGCCCACAGAGCGGGGCCTGTAGAACCGGTCCACAGAAACATCCTGCCTGTGGACGCGTGTTTCAAACAGGCCGTCACGC AGAGGCGGTTTCCGAAGCCCTCGGGGGGGAACTCATCATGCGACGAGGACAGTAATGACCGCCTGTCTCCACGTCAGTCAGAAAGCCGGGAGCGTCCTCTGGGCATTCAACCTTCAGCAGAGAAACCGGCCGGCAGCGACCTCGCCTCTCCAACTGAG GTTCCTCCGTCAGTTCTTCCTTTTCACCTCTCCTCCATTCGTCCAAACTCCTCTGTGCAGAGGACTTTTGGAGTCCCTCAAATTAAG TCCCAGCGCCTCTCCACCCAGAAACACAAGACAGAAAAAGCCAGCGCACCAAAG ATAAAGAAGCTGAAGTACCATCAGTACATTCCTCCTGACAAGAAGGGAGATGCCGGGCCTCTTCTCGATCTGGACTCCTCCCACGCCAagatcctccagcagcagcagttcttCCTCCAGCTTCAGATcctcagtcagcagcagcacagcTACCACGCCCGGCTGCCCGC GGATCGGGACCCGCCTCCTTCATCCTCTCCGTCCAACTTGACCTCCACTTCCTTCCCACCTGACTCCTCTCCTCGCATCCACATAGGTCCAAGTTCTGGGACAAAAGTCTCATCGCTCCGTCCGAATCTGGACGAAATGAAG GTCGCAGAACTGAAGTGTGAGTTGAAGCTGCGCAGGTTGCCCGTCTCTGGCACCAGGAAGGATCTCATCGAGAGGCTGAGGACGTACCAGGAACTCTGCAGTACCGCCTCTCCAACAGCAGGGGGACCCAGCGAGCCAGAGCCGGGAAGAGCACGACCGCGCTCCAAAACAG GCGGCAGTTTCGGTGCCAGTGAGCCGTCGCCTCAGCGGCTCTTGAGGTGTGACGGGCCCGGCCTGCCGAACGGCGCGAATCCAGCAGAAATCGGCTTCAACTCTGACCCACTGGGAGAACTG ATGAGCTCTCCTGCCTCTGATCCCAGCCTTCGGCCGCTCACCACGGCTCTGGCGTCTGCTGCCGTCAAACAGGAGCGCCGACGCTCCGGCCCGGCGCCTTGTCGCTTCTCCTTAAAGTCTACCTCTCTGCAGGAACGCAGCTCGGTCTCTTCTGCGGCCCCCGCTATTACCGCGGCAACTCCTCCTGCGACTGTTGACAAAGACAGAATGCTGCAGGAGAAAGATAAGCAGATTGCGGAGCTCACCAGGATGCTGTTGCAGAATCACAGGTTGGTGGAGGAGCTGAGAATGCAGCTGGGAAACAGTAACCGAGACGCTCCGGAGGCGCACGTTCTCAAAAGAGTGAAGGAGGAACCTCCCGATAGGTCAACAAGTCCTTCTCTAGTCGTTCTCAGTGAAGAGGAGGTTATAGCCATCAAGAAGGAAACCGTGGAGGAAGAGATAGCATCCAAGATGCCGCTGCAGGCGTCTAGCCCAACTCAACAGCCTCACAGTCAGACGCATCCTCAGCTCCAGCAGAAGCAGGTTTGCCTGCAGGACTCTGCTCGACAGCTGGCTCAGCAACAGGCCATCAGTAGGCTGCTGCTGATGCAGCGTAACACTAAGAAGCCGCAGCACGCCGCTCAAAGCGTCAACGAGGCGCCGGAAGCCCACCGAAAACCCCGTCCGCAGAAGCAAAGGAGATCTCAGAAACGGCACCTACAGACGCAGTCTGAGCAGCGTCGCCCCCAGCTGGAGAAAATGAGGCCGGAGCGACAGGTTCTGCTGAGGAAACAAGAGAGCGTCGCCAAGAAGCACcagcagcagaacaacaaaCTGCAACCTGTCCAGACGCAGAACAGGATGCatccgcagcagcagcag GATCTTCTGAGCAACGGCTCCCGCCCAGCCGTGGTCGGTGACAGCAAGAGGAAGCCCATCCTGATTCCTTTGACCAATCACATTACTGGAGACCGAGGAAAGGCGTCAAATCCCGACTTACCTCAG TTCTTTAATGACACGCCGTCGTTAAAGAACAAGACTGAGGCGTGTCAGGAACGCGTGGAGCTGCAGGAAGCAGCGGCCCATCGTCCGTCAGCGCCACGCAGGCTGCAGAGTcctcaaacatggaaaaactcCCCTTCACCTTTCTGTCAAACT GAGATGTTTCCAGGTCTGGATGTCTTGTTGAGTCCTCTGTCGTCAGATTCGGTCGACACGGCAGCCTCGCCGTCTCACGATAAA CTGAGAGACGAGGATTTCATCGACCTCATCCTGCAGACTGGAG AAACACCTGACACACTGAAAGACGCCAGAGACTTCTCGTTTTCTTCACCTCGCCCGTCACCGCTCCACCTCCTGTTGTCACCGCCCAACTCCCCCATCAGTGCTGCGCTACAACACGACTCTCCTCTGCAGCCCTGGACTCCAGCCAAAGGCTTGGATTATAAGCAACACTTCGATCTGTGTGGCGGCGGACGCCTGGAGGACTTTCTGGAAGGTATCCCTGGGAAGCCTCTCCATGGGGTGGAACCAGGTAGCCTCCTCACTTTGTTTGATGACCAAATTATGTGCACCACCTGCATCCTGGAACCAGCTGCCGTGGATTCCTCGGACAGGGAACGGAGCGCGGACCGTAAGGAATGGCTGGGCTTCCCCGTGGGAGGAGAGAGCGAATGGGAAACGTCCACACTGGTCCCCCGAACGCCCCCGAGTGTGTTCTCAGCAGACTTCCTGGACTGTTCCGACCTTCACATGGACTGGGACTCTTGA